One Littorina saxatilis isolate snail1 linkage group LG1, US_GU_Lsax_2.0, whole genome shotgun sequence genomic window carries:
- the LOC138977754 gene encoding probable ATP-dependent RNA helicase DDX49 — MAGFAELGLDDWLVQQCKSVGLKQPTPIQLQCVEPILQGKDCIGCAKTGSGKTAAFALPILQKLSEDPFGIFALVLTPTRELAFQIADQFRVLGKSMGVRVTVITGGMDMMKQGQDLSVKPHIVISTPGRLADHIDSCDTFSLARIKFLVMDEADRLLDDNFGSQLETILKMLPPKRQTLLFSATMSSTLTDLKDSVLNKPFMWVQESERATVDELNEEYVLVPASMKDAYMVHVVDRWTQEHPKSSVIIFASTCKYAQILGMMLEKLGFPCAVLHSMIPQRFRLSSLSRFKSNQIRILIATDVASRGLDIPTVDLIINHNIPNRPRDYVHRVGRTARAGRCGQSISMVTEFDVKLLKATESFINSKMTEHPTKEKEVLEIFEEVSVRRREAEIRLDEQDFGEKRDINKRKKLILEGRDPEEEEKQKKKQKKDDGKSREDVQKEKQLRKDKYKAKFAKKKKKTTA, encoded by the exons ATGGCAGGTTTTGCTGAGTTGGGGCTCGATGACTGGTTGGTACAACAGTGTAAATCAGTTGGACTCAAACAACCAACACCCATTCAGCTTCAGTGTGTAGAACCGATTTTACAAG GGAAAGACTGCATTGGGTGTGCCAAGACAGGCAGTGGCAAAACAGCAGCATTTGCATTGCCAATTTTACAGAAGTTGTCAGAGGATCCTTTTGGGATTTTTGCACTAGTGCTCACACCAACAAG agAATTGGCATTCCAGATTGCTGACCAGTTCAGAGTACTGGGAAAATCCATGGGTGTCAGAGTCACAGTCATCACCGGTGGCATGG ACATGATGAAGCAAGGACAGGACCTGTCTGTCAAGCCACACATCGTCATCTCCACTCCTGGCCGTCTGGCCGATCACATTGACAGCTGTGACACCTTCAGCCTCGCTCGCATCAAATTCTTG GTGATGGATGAAGCTGACCGACTTCTTGACGATAACTTTGGCAGCCAGCTGGAGACCATTCTGAAGATGCTGCCACCCAAGCGCCAGACATTGCTTTTCTCTGCCACAATGTCCTCCACACTGACCGACCTCAAGGACTCTGTGCTCAACAAACCCTTTATGTGGGTCCAGGAATCTGA GAGAGCAACAGTAGACGAACTGAACGAGGAGTATGTGCTGGTTCCTGCCTCCATGAAGGATGCCTACATGGTCCATGTGGTTGACCGCTGGACGCAAGAACACCCTAAGTCTTCTGTTATCATATTCGCATCCACTTGCAA GTACGCACAGATTCTGGGCATGATGCTGGAGAAGCTGGGGTTCCCCTGTGCCGTTCTTCACTCCATGATCCCACAGCGCTTCCGTCTGTCTTCACTCTCAAGGTTCAAATCCAACCAGATCAGGATCCTCATCGCAACAGACGTTGCCAGCAG AGGTCTGGACATCCCAACAGTCGATCTGATCATCAATCACAACATCCCTAACAGACCCAGAGACTATGTCCATCGGGTGGGTCGCACAGCCAGAGCTG GTCGGTGTGGCCAGTCCATTTCCATGGTGACAGAGTTTGACGTCAAACTTCTGAAGGCGACAGAAAGCTTCATCA ACTCAAAGATGACAGAGCATCCGACAAAGGAGAAAGAGGTTCTGGAGATCTTTGAGGAAGTGTCCGTGcgaagaagggaagcagaaATT AGGCTGGATGAACAGGACTTTGGTGAGAAGCGCGATATCAACAAGAGGAAGAAGCTGATACTTGAAGGAAGA gacccagaagaagaagaaaagcagaagaagaaacagaagaaggATGATGGAAAGTCCAGGGAAGATGTTCAGAAAGAAAAGCAGCTGAGGAAAGACAAGTACAAAGCAAAGTttgcgaagaagaagaaaaaaactacaGCGTAA